The Capra hircus breed San Clemente chromosome 22, ASM170441v1, whole genome shotgun sequence DNA segment gaaaataaagcagggtCACGTCGGAGAGACGGGACTGTGTTACCCAGGATGGTTCTAGAAGGGAGGCTCAGGGAGCAGGTGACGCTTGAgttgccatccagtcatcttttTGGACAGTGCTCCTGGCGTAGGATGTGTTTAAGCAACACCAGCATGGTCTGCATGGGTCAGCAGGGGAGACCAGAGCATGGAGCGCCTCACAGGCCAGGGCGAGCCTTCAGACTTTTTTCCTGAGAGTATGCGCCCACATTTTTGGGTGTTCACGAGTGGTCCTTGGGGCTGAGTCTGGGAAGCAGGGAGCATGTCTACACTCAGCTTGATTGGCCTGTCGCTGGTGGAGAGCCGCATTAGGAGTTGTGGGGGCTAGAATTTTAGGGGTTGGATGCTAGGtgaagaggaggggagagggggcatGCCTTTGGCTCTGGACCCCCAGCCTGCCCCCCCATCCCGTGGTTCCTGGCCGTGCTGCCCCTCCTGAAGTCCACGGGCCCAGCCGGAACCTCCTGCCTCACCTGCTCGCCCGGGGGAGGGGTGTTTGCCCGTTGCCAGGCGCCCAGGTTCTGGCCCCCGGCACTTGCCGCAGCCATGCTGCACACGCAGTGCTTCCTCCCATGGCTGCTTCTGCTGACGAGGCCCATCTGCACCCACGCCTGGTCACGGCCCATGTGGTACCAGGTGGGGCTGGACTTACAGCCCTGGGGGTGCCAGCCACGCAGCCGGGAGGGTTGTGAGAGCAGCCTGGGCTGTCCCGGCTACTGGACAGGCCTGGGGACGAACCGCATCTACCCAGTGGCTGGGGTCACGGTCACCACGACCATGATGCTGATGCTCAGCCGTGCGCTGATGCAGCGGCGGCGTTCACAGGCCTCTAAGAGCGAGGTGAGCCGGGCTCCGTCCCCACTGCCTCCTACCTCTGTTCCCACTCATGTCTCCTGCCGCCCCTCCCCCATCACTTCCTCCCCAGGGGCCTTACGTCTGTCCACAGCCAACAGTCCCCGGCCATTTCCTGTGGGTGGTACCCTATCCCATCCTCCCCCTGGCCACTTCCCGTGCTGGGGGGGTACCTGTCCCGTCTTCCCCCTGTAATATCTCTAGCCTCACCCAGCCTGCATGGGCCCCACGACCACATGGGGCTCCCTGATCCT contains these protein-coding regions:
- the TMEM89 gene encoding transmembrane protein 89 is translated as MLHTQCFLPWLLLLTRPICTHAWSRPMWYQVGLDLQPWGCQPRSREGCESSLGCPGYWTGLGTNRIYPVAGVTVTTTMMLMLSRALMQRRRSQASKSEHPQLASHPCATWKRQRPISDRALLLGVLHMLDALLLHIECYLQRLATQQRSQIKGTPAQTG